One genomic window of Thioclava sp. GXIMD4216 includes the following:
- a CDS encoding YjbF family lipoprotein produces the protein MKFSALLPAVLLAALAACSGGVEAPKGEEVIGKSLMTALKQSRQPAPPQLSRAQLAQVGLPVMEVTPDRTGLTGYVTPATRQSDSLPGTVVTWQSSDKATFTFRNGVLIASRGLGFDLLSASAPIGAQGRMGPAHGGERHYVIRADDYSEIRLTLQCTLTAQPDETVEILGENHATRHLEERCTSPEGGRIVNDYWLGKADGALWQSRQWGGPRLGYVRFRQIIR, from the coding sequence ATGAAGTTCTCCGCTCTCCTACCGGCCGTGTTGCTGGCCGCCCTTGCCGCCTGCTCGGGCGGGGTCGAGGCCCCCAAAGGCGAAGAGGTGATCGGCAAGAGCCTGATGACCGCCCTGAAACAGTCGCGCCAGCCTGCCCCGCCGCAGCTTTCGCGCGCCCAGCTTGCACAGGTCGGCCTGCCGGTCATGGAGGTCACCCCCGACCGGACCGGCCTGACAGGCTATGTCACCCCCGCCACGCGGCAGAGTGATTCGCTGCCCGGAACCGTGGTGACATGGCAAAGCTCCGACAAAGCGACCTTTACTTTTCGGAATGGTGTGTTGATTGCGTCACGCGGGCTGGGCTTCGATCTGCTCTCGGCCTCCGCGCCGATCGGCGCACAGGGCCGGATGGGTCCGGCACATGGCGGCGAACGCCACTACGTCATCCGCGCCGACGACTATTCCGAAATCCGCCTGACGCTACAATGCACCTTGACGGCACAACCGGACGAGACGGTTGAAATTCTTGGTGAAAATCACGCCACGCGTCACCTTGAGGAACGCTGCACATCGCCCGAGGGTGGACGGATCGTCAATGATTACTGGCTGGGCAAGGCGGATGGGGCGCTCTGGCAGTCCCGCCAATGGGGCGGGCCGCGGCTTGGCTATGTCCGCTTCCGGCAGATTATCCGCTGA
- a CDS encoding YjbH domain-containing protein — MKNHPSAWRSAITAALLCGACLPARAQDSRDLHFTQPPAASLNMYGVPGGIDMPSAEMLPDGQTAFSYSYTSGISRYNLTFQAFPWLSATFRYSGIKDLDLYGFDTYYDRSFDLRLRLLKEGHYTPQITLGLQDFAGTGLNASEYIVAGKSFATPGFGPNNEGRLHVSAGLGWGRLGSFGAITSTGDRPSYDSNSRGGKLSTDQWFRGDVAPFAGLEWDSGANWSVKAEYSSDRYETETEASDVFERKSAFNFGAEYQVSDQLRVGAYYLYGSIVGVNAQLQLNPRHAITPIAVAAPDPVPPRRQWADASDWDPSWVQSEAVHDEIYTDLKAALAKDGLILESVTLHLRSAELRYRNTRHQAETLAVGRVARALARYLPATVEEFHIVPMVDGMAGSAFNIDRSTLENTEYLPDATDALWAKARITDAPALAAQARRNEDLYPKFSWSLTPYTKPGYFDPSKPFRLDVGAQLGASWQFAQGWTLAGTLRQRAWGNIKDGRGSDSVLPHVRTDQTEYAKYDSTVQNLYLQHNWKLAPDLYARASAGLFEQMYGGVSGEVLWKQADNPLGLGVELNYAKQRDYDQLLGFRDYDVVTGHVSAYYRFDDYLLEVDAGRYLAGDYGATLSIDRIFDNGWSVGGFVTVTDVSSDDFGEGSFDKGIRFSIPIDWLTGDANRSNYGLTIRPVQRDGGQRLDVPGRLYNSVRGKDATSLTQQKAGFWQ, encoded by the coding sequence GTGAAAAACCACCCGTCCGCATGGCGCAGCGCGATCACGGCTGCCCTTCTTTGTGGGGCCTGTCTGCCGGCGCGGGCACAGGACAGTCGCGACCTGCATTTCACCCAGCCTCCGGCCGCATCGCTGAACATGTACGGGGTGCCCGGCGGAATCGACATGCCATCCGCCGAGATGCTGCCCGACGGCCAGACCGCATTCAGCTATTCCTATACCAGTGGCATTTCGCGCTATAACCTGACCTTTCAAGCCTTCCCGTGGCTCTCGGCCACCTTCCGCTATAGCGGGATCAAGGATCTCGATCTTTACGGGTTCGACACCTATTACGACCGCAGCTTCGATCTGCGCCTGCGCCTGCTGAAAGAGGGGCATTACACGCCCCAGATCACGCTGGGGCTACAGGATTTCGCCGGAACCGGCCTGAATGCCTCGGAATATATCGTCGCGGGGAAAAGCTTTGCCACGCCCGGCTTCGGCCCGAATAACGAAGGCCGCCTGCATGTCAGCGCGGGGCTTGGCTGGGGGCGACTCGGGTCTTTCGGGGCGATCACCTCGACCGGCGACCGTCCGTCCTATGACAGCAACAGCCGCGGCGGCAAACTGTCGACCGATCAGTGGTTCCGTGGCGATGTCGCCCCTTTTGCGGGGCTGGAATGGGACAGCGGCGCGAATTGGAGCGTGAAGGCCGAATATTCCTCGGACCGCTATGAAACCGAAACAGAGGCCTCGGATGTGTTCGAGCGCAAGAGCGCCTTCAATTTCGGGGCCGAGTATCAGGTCTCGGACCAGCTACGCGTCGGGGCCTATTACCTTTACGGCTCGATCGTGGGGGTGAATGCGCAACTCCAGCTCAATCCGCGCCATGCCATCACCCCGATTGCCGTGGCCGCCCCCGATCCGGTGCCGCCGCGCCGCCAATGGGCCGATGCCAGCGATTGGGATCCCTCCTGGGTCCAGAGCGAGGCGGTGCATGACGAAATCTACACCGATCTGAAAGCGGCGCTTGCCAAAGACGGCCTGATCCTTGAATCGGTGACGCTGCATCTGCGCAGCGCCGAGCTGCGCTACCGCAATACCCGCCATCAGGCCGAAACGCTGGCTGTCGGGCGGGTTGCACGGGCACTGGCGCGCTATCTGCCTGCGACGGTTGAGGAATTCCACATCGTTCCGATGGTGGACGGGATGGCGGGCTCGGCGTTCAACATTGACCGCAGCACGCTGGAGAACACCGAATATCTTCCCGACGCAACCGACGCGCTTTGGGCCAAGGCCCGCATCACGGATGCCCCTGCCCTTGCCGCACAGGCACGCCGGAACGAGGATCTCTACCCGAAATTCTCGTGGTCGCTGACCCCCTATACCAAGCCCGGCTATTTCGACCCTTCCAAACCGTTCCGGCTGGATGTCGGGGCGCAGCTCGGCGCCAGCTGGCAATTCGCACAGGGCTGGACGCTGGCGGGCACGCTGCGCCAGCGCGCTTGGGGCAATATCAAGGACGGGCGCGGCTCGGATTCGGTGCTGCCGCATGTGCGCACCGACCAGACCGAATATGCGAAATATGACAGCACGGTGCAGAACCTCTATCTGCAGCATAACTGGAAACTGGCCCCCGATCTTTACGCCCGTGCCAGCGCGGGCCTGTTTGAACAGATGTATGGCGGGGTCTCGGGCGAAGTGCTGTGGAAACAGGCCGACAATCCCCTCGGGCTGGGGGTCGAGCTGAACTATGCCAAGCAACGCGACTATGACCAGCTTCTGGGCTTCCGCGATTATGACGTGGTGACCGGCCATGTCTCGGCCTATTACCGCTTTGACGACTATCTGCTGGAGGTCGATGCCGGGCGCTATCTGGCCGGCGATTATGGCGCGACCCTGTCGATTGACCGCATCTTCGACAATGGCTGGTCCGTGGGTGGTTTTGTGACCGTGACCGATGTCTCGTCCGACGACTTCGGCGAGGGGTCTTTTGACAAGGGGATCCGCTTCAGCATTCCGATCGACTGGCTGACGGGGGATGCCAATCGCAGCAACTATGGCCTGACCATCCGTCCGGTCCAGCGCGATGGCGGTCAGCGGCTCGATGTGCCCGGACGGCTTTACAACTCTGTTCGTGGCAAGGATGCAACGAGCTTGACACAACAGAAGGCAGGGTTCTGGCAATGA
- a CDS encoding nitroreductase, with the protein MTVQEAAINPAIMHPQVLEFLKTRRSRPAKTLVAPVPDDAALQPMLEIAARSPDHGKLEPWRFIVLRRAALERLAKAATAAAQAEGLAPVDVEKAAKQFGDSHLCVAVISAPVDSAKIPQIEQTLSAGAVCYGLLCAALASGWGASWLSGWAAHNAAFGRDVLGLADGEWVAGFVHIGTEGVTPVDRPRPDLARITSYVTE; encoded by the coding sequence ATGACCGTGCAAGAGGCAGCAATCAATCCGGCAATCATGCATCCGCAAGTGCTGGAGTTTCTGAAAACCCGCCGCTCGCGTCCGGCCAAGACGCTTGTGGCGCCGGTGCCCGATGACGCGGCATTGCAGCCGATGCTGGAGATCGCGGCGCGTTCGCCCGATCATGGCAAGCTGGAGCCTTGGCGCTTTATCGTATTGCGTCGTGCGGCGCTTGAACGTCTGGCCAAGGCCGCGACGGCGGCTGCGCAGGCCGAAGGTCTTGCCCCCGTTGACGTCGAAAAGGCGGCCAAGCAGTTCGGGGACAGCCATCTTTGCGTGGCCGTGATCAGCGCCCCCGTTGACAGCGCCAAGATTCCGCAGATCGAGCAGACCCTGTCGGCAGGGGCTGTCTGTTACGGGCTTCTCTGCGCCGCGCTGGCGTCGGGGTGGGGGGCAAGCTGGCTGTCGGGCTGGGCTGCGCATAATGCGGCTTTCGGGCGCGATGTGCTGGGGTTGGCAGACGGGGAATGGGTGGCGGGCTTTGTCCATATCGGCACCGAGGGCGTTACGCCCGTTGACCGCCCGCGCCCCGATCTGGCGCGCATCACCAGCTATGTGACCGAGTAA
- a CDS encoding EI24 domain-containing protein — translation MIFSSIRHAVEDVFRPGALKVLGLGVGLSVGLLVLVTVLFTWVVGAITPDHFTLPFTHYQIGFVNDVASLATVGLMLVLSIFLMIPVASAFTGLFLEDVAALVEEAHYPDLPQIRKFTLAETIADSLRFLGVVIVANLVAFTVYFFILPFAPLLFFGLNGYLLGREYFQMAAARRLRKEQVQALYLKHRWTVWMTGALMAVVLTIPVVNLVVPVLGAATFTHLYHRLTGQVPRPRVLSSL, via the coding sequence ATGATCTTTTCGTCGATCCGCCACGCTGTGGAAGATGTGTTCCGGCCCGGCGCCTTGAAAGTGCTGGGGCTGGGCGTCGGGCTTTCGGTCGGGCTGCTGGTGCTTGTCACGGTGCTGTTCACATGGGTTGTGGGGGCGATCACCCCCGACCATTTCACCTTGCCTTTCACCCATTACCAGATCGGCTTCGTCAATGATGTCGCGTCGCTGGCCACCGTCGGGCTGATGCTGGTGCTGTCGATCTTCCTGATGATCCCCGTTGCCTCGGCGTTTACCGGCCTCTTTCTGGAGGATGTGGCGGCGCTGGTCGAAGAGGCCCATTACCCCGACCTGCCGCAGATCCGCAAATTCACGCTGGCCGAGACCATCGCCGATAGTTTGCGCTTTCTGGGCGTGGTGATCGTGGCGAACCTTGTCGCTTTCACGGTCTATTTCTTCATTCTGCCCTTTGCACCGCTGCTGTTTTTCGGGCTGAACGGCTATCTGCTCGGGCGGGAATATTTCCAGATGGCGGCGGCGCGCCGTCTGCGCAAGGAACAGGTGCAGGCGCTGTATCTCAAGCATCGCTGGACGGTCTGGATGACCGGCGCGCTGATGGCCGTGGTGTTGACCATTCCGGTGGTCAATCTGGTGGTGCCGGTGCTCGGGGCGGCGACCTTTACCCATCTCTATCACCGCCTGACGGGGCAGGTGCCGAGGCCGCGGGTTCTCTCCTCGCTCTAG
- a CDS encoding L-iditol 2-dehydrogenase — protein sequence MKRLEGKSALITGSARGIGRGFAEAYIREGARVAIADINLAAAEATAAELGPQAYAVELDVTSQDSIDAAIAAVVATAGKLDILINNAALFDAAETVDITRASYDKLYAVNVAGTLFTMQAAAKQMIAQGHGGKIINMASQAGRRGEPLVLVYCSTKAAVISMTQSAGLNLIKHGINVNAIAPGVVNGEHWAHVDAMFAKLEGKPLGQKKAEVEAGVPAGRYAEPSDLSGMAVFLASEEANYIVSQTYNVDGGQWMS from the coding sequence ATGAAACGACTCGAGGGCAAATCCGCCCTGATCACCGGCTCGGCGCGCGGCATCGGGCGGGGCTTTGCCGAAGCCTATATCCGCGAAGGCGCAAGGGTGGCGATTGCCGATATCAATCTGGCCGCCGCCGAAGCGACCGCCGCCGAGCTGGGGCCGCAGGCCTATGCGGTCGAGCTGGATGTGACCTCGCAGGACAGTATTGACGCCGCGATTGCCGCTGTCGTGGCGACGGCGGGCAAGCTGGATATCCTGATCAACAATGCCGCGCTGTTCGATGCGGCGGAAACGGTTGATATTACCCGCGCAAGCTATGACAAGCTTTATGCCGTCAATGTCGCGGGGACGCTGTTCACCATGCAGGCGGCGGCAAAGCAGATGATCGCGCAGGGGCATGGTGGCAAGATCATCAACATGGCCTCGCAGGCGGGACGCCGTGGCGAGCCGCTGGTGCTGGTCTATTGTTCGACCAAGGCGGCGGTGATCTCGATGACGCAATCGGCAGGGCTGAACCTCATCAAGCACGGGATCAATGTCAACGCCATCGCCCCCGGTGTGGTGAATGGCGAACATTGGGCACATGTGGATGCGATGTTTGCCAAGCTGGAGGGCAAGCCGCTTGGCCAGAAAAAGGCCGAGGTCGAGGCCGGTGTGCCCGCAGGCCGCTATGCCGAACCGTCGGATCTGTCGGGGATGGCGGTGTTTCTGGCCTCCGAAGAGGCGAATTACATCGTCTCGCAAACCTATAATGTCGATGGTGGCCAGTGGATGAGCTGA